GGTGGAGCAGGGatggcttttctgcttttcactaAAGGATTTTCTTCAGACATCCCTTTCCTTGCTGCCCTTCCAGCCTGGGATTCCCCTCCTCTTTCACTCCCAGCAAAGGTGAAAGCTGAAAGCACATCTTTATAGAGAACTGGGAAGAAGGATGTTGCAGGTCATCTCCTTCCAGTTGAATAGGATAATGATGTCCTTCCTGGGCAAGAAAGCAGGCACAGAGTGCAGTAATTTCACTAATAACTTGCTGATTTGCATGATTAGGGGCATAATAGCCTGACACAGCAGTGTGTGCATCCAGCAGCCACTTATTGacagccaggtgctgctggtCCATCCACCCCAACCTGCGACAGCGAAGGAAACAGGGGGGTCATAAAAATAACAGcttatttatttctctctcgTTGTGTTCATTTGGGGAATTACTATGTGCTTTCCTCTCCAGCCCTGTTCAAACCACCCACGTGCCTTTCAGAGGTTGGAGGTGGTTCAGGTTTTAAATAGCTGGGAAAGACGTGGGatcaactggaaaaaaaatgggaacaTCCAGGAGGTTCTTCTATTTTTTGCCCCTTAAATGCAGGTCGCTGgtgtgctgcagctctctcaGCACTTCAGATCTTGTAGCACAGCAAACAGCTctttaattattattgtttttccccaaaacaaGCAATACTTGGTGTTAATTTGTAGCTGAGCGTGCCTGTGTTTATCCAACAGTCTAAGCTGGGTGTATGAATGTGGTAAAGGCAATTCCATGCCCAATCATGAATATTAATCATACAGTTCAATTAACAAGAGCTGAAATTCCATGACAGTTTGAAAGTAATGGTTTAATTGAAAAGGCCTTTAGAAAGTACATTTGCAAAATCATTTGAGCCAACAAATTCTGCAATACTTAAGCCATTTGTTGATTTTTGACTTGTGAATAATTAATGTTCTCATCCAGACTCCCCTCTCAGTACAAATATTCCTCTGGGACACGGCAGTATTTTTTAGCACATGAAAAGTCACATAATCCATACTTAGTCTTAGACTTCCACAGAAGATCACAACAGAAAATAATCATGTTAATCCTATTTACTATTATTTTCATCACCTAAAAATGATTTACTTGCTGCCTGTCCAAAGTTGTTGGAGTTGCTTCCTTCACCAGTGCCACGTTTTTAGTGCTGCTTCCTTTGgagggaggctcaggggccGTGTACCTGCAGAGTGCTGCATCCTGAGGAGCTCCAAGACCTTGGAAGGCAGAGAGTTGCCCCCACTCTTGGATGAAATCCGGGCTGGTTTTGTTCTATTAATTGAAGTCTGAGTCAGTGTTGGTTGTTGTTCCATGCTCCCTTTGCATCTGCATTGGCTCCAAATCAATATTTGTGTCTTTAATCCCCACGTGTTGTCTCCCAAGCGCAGAGGTGGGATGTGTGTAGACTTTTGATGCTGAGCTCTGGTTTTGGTGCGCGGTGTGAAGGTCCTGGCACAAAAAGAAGGCTGAGAGGAAAAGCCTCCTGACTTGCTGTATGACCACCAACTGCCTCTTGGTCTTGTGTTTAAAAATTGTCACCATTTGCATTTCCTGGGTGAAGGTTGCTCAgaagagcagggagggaagggctgccCCACTTGCAAATGAGTGGCTGGAGCAAACGGCGCTGTGCTCGTGCACTCGGGCGCTGTCACCTCTGTCACTGCAGAAGTCCTGGTTGCCAGGTGAAGGAAGTGTGGAAGTCACAGCACTCCGTGTACGTGCCTCACATGCTTTGTTCCTCTCCCTGAAtttgctgggctgctggaggagccgTTTTGCAGCGTTTTCCTGCCCTctgaggctgtgcaggaggtAAATTCATTTTCACATGCACcgcagggacacagggctcttCAATCTGTTAATAAgcagttttctttctcagtCACTTTATATGCTGCTCAAAGAGATGTAAATCTAAACAAATACCAGTAATTAGTGGATGTGCTTAACAAATCTGAATTGGATTCCATGACCCAGTTGAGCAACAGACCCTCTGACAGAAGAGCCACCACCTGCCTGAGAGGAATCTGTCAAACTCCTCtaatttttttgatttttattcatTAGGGTGGTGAGCAGCGACAGAGGAACTGCCATCTGCCTAACCTGGATCACTGCTATCTGTCAGTTTTTGGGGACAGGTCTTTCTCCATGTCTTATTTCCTTGTTCCACTACCTGTGGAACTGCAAGGACCTCTCAGTCTATAGTCTTGCCCTGCATTGGGGGAAATGTTAATTAGGGCATGATAATGaggatagaatagaatagaatagaatagaatagaatagaatagaatagaatagaatagaatagaatagaatagacaACCATCATCTAGTCCAGCTGGACTGATGGAGGACATCAACTGGTGATGGTCATCGGCTGAAGTTGTGGcaagtggtggagtcaccatccctggaagtgttcaaaaactGAGCAAATGTGGCTCTTGGGGACTTTAGGGGTGTTCAGTCACTTGATCTTGGAgaccttttccaaccttaatgattctgtgatggtGGGAAGTTTtgttctgctcccagctctgctgcttgaGTAGAAGGAAGCTCTTTGTCTCTATTAGCTATGAAATTACAAAGAAACCCAGGTTAttcccctcagagagcagcaggctctgtgctCGTGGGGTGAAGGGGTGAGCAGGCCATGTTTGCTGTCTCTCAGGGCTGGCTGTGAGGGGGTGAAGAGTTTTACTTGCCCTTGTTGTTAACGTGGAGTGTGTGTGGTGTCTGTGCTTCTCCCCAGTACGGTGACTACGATCCCAACGTGCACAAGAGAGGCTtcctggcacaggaggagctgcttcCCAAGCGGGTAAGGAGCTCAGCAGCATCAGGGAGTCAGTGTCCAAGCTGTCCTGAGGCTGGAcgtgctgctgggagctgtctTGGTGTTTCTGGCTTTCTtgctgagccaggagcagcactgtgACCTGATGTCTGTCTCCCACCTATGCCAGGTAATAAACCTGTACCAGATGACTCCAGAGATGTGGGAGGAAAGGATAACAGCCTGGTACGCAGAGCACCGGGGCAGAGCCAGGTGAGcttgtgctgctgggctgggtcaGGGCCAATCCCCTCCCCTGGAGAGTCACCAGGCTTTGAGAACTTGGGCAGGCACTGGgtgagctctgccagcaggtTAATCCCAGCACATCTCTGCAGAAGCGTGGGGGGGAGCTCAAAGCTTTTGTTGATGGCTCTGCTTGTACCTTGGTCATTGTTGGGGCCTTAGGAATGATGCAAAGTAAGGACTCGCCTGCATCAGGGATCTGggagaagaaatagaaattcaAACCCTGTGGCTGCCTCAGGTGGCAAAATGCTCCTTTTGGGGGATAAACATAAAGCCATGGATCTGAAACGGTGGCATCCCAGCCAGGGATTTCCTATTTATGCTGAAGGGATTGGGAGGTGAACAAAGCCAtgcctggagtgctgcatctcAGCAGCCACTCAGATGCTGGCAACTGCAGAGAGAGATTTGCTCTTGGACTTTATTGATCCTGCCAGCAAAGACAGGATTGACCTGTGTGATAGAGACAGTCCAAGCTTTAAAGCCTGGTGAGTGCTTAGgatcagcaggagcagccatgtCCCTCTCTGATCCTCCCAAACACTGTTCCTGCCTGACAGAGATGAAGCTGAAATGGAGTATCTGAAGATAGCCCAGGACCTGGAAATGTACGGCGTGAACTACTTCGCCATCAGGGTAAGTTGGGTGGGCTGGGGGTCCTGTTTTCCTGCCAGGGTAATCTCCATGTCCTGgagagccaggagagctgggaggtgACATCTGGGGACCCCACTGGTGCtgaggggaggcagcagctcctggtgcccagTGCTGGGTCACTGCTCGGGGCTGGCTGAGGAGGGGACGCTGGTTCACGTCTGACCCTCCCACTGATTTctgctcttccctttcctcctgcagaataaaaagggcacagagctgctccttggaGTTGATGCCTTGGGTCTGCACATTTATGACCCAGACAACAGGTTGACCCCTAAAATCTCCTTCCCATGGAACGAGATCCGGAATATCTCCTACAGTGATAAAGAGGTATGGATGTGTCCCACCTCCTCCCTGAGAGCAGTAAGAACACAACTGGGATTtaaaatgatttattttcacttctctGTCTGCTGTGCTTGCTCTCACCAGCTTAACTAAGGGCAGCTCAACTCCTCCAGCTGAAACCTTAATCCAAGCCTTCCTGAAATTGTGCAGGAGTGGGCGTGCAAGGGGTCACTGGGGAGCTGGTTCTCCTCTTTGGTTTCAAACCTTCTATGTAATAATCTTTTCAAAAACCCAAAATTGCTGTTGATGTTCTTAGCCCAAATACCAGAGTTCAGAAGTTAAAATCTCTTCTTTACTGCATATATTACAGTATTTATTACTGTGGATGTATTCTGTATTATGGAATACAGGGAGATGTATTCCTGGGGAGAAGAGCTCTTGCCATCTCATTACATCATCTTGGGTTTCAGGCTGCTGGGCTTGGCATAGCAGCTGGAATCTTTTTAGGAAGTTGAGCAATTTAAGCCCTCTGTTAGATAGTTATTTATTAAATCCAGAGTCTAAATCTGGGTCTTTGGGATTGTTGGCCCCCAAACCTAATTGAGAACAGAAGTGCAATTGGCTGAGGAGAGGGGACTGAGCAGCTCCATTTTAAGTCTGAGAGAGCTGCTCAAAGAAACCAGCTGCCTTCATGGTAAGGAAGAGAATTAACTTCTTAATTAAAAATGGTTTTCTAATCTAAACATGATATTGATCAGGGGAGCAGCTAAAGGTTTCTCATCAGCTGCGTTTATTGCATGTCTTGTGAAGTTTCATAAGCAGTAAATCCGTGCTGGAATTGTCTCCACTTGCTTTACTGCTTAAAGAGCTTCAGGACTCTGCAGAAAGCCCAGCACTGAGTGACTTGCAGAGCTTCCCTGCCTGTCACAGAGCAGTGGGAGCTCCCCAGAATGCAGGGACTGACCCCTGCATAGGCAGCCTTGCCACAGGGCTGTGTCAGAGCTGTCTCCAGGGGTAGGATGGATCCCTTCCATCAGCTCAATCATCAGGTGCCCACGAGCAGGCCTGACCTGATGCAAACAGGGCCAatagctgggagcagcagctctgctggcagcacactGGGGGTTATCCCTCCTAACAAAGATTGACTGTTCACACAGAGCTGGaactcctctcccagcacattcctgctgctgctctcagtgactgctgggggccctgctggagctcaaATCCAGGGATATCCATGCACGTCTGCTTTTGTGAAAGTCTTAAAAGATAGGCTCTTAAACTGCCAGAGCAaggcagtgccaggacagggccctttgcaggcagggctgtgtaTTGACAGATCTCCCACTCTAATGGACACACTCtgtctgctccagctcctcagcccGTTATTTCTGTAGTGTGTGGGGGAGTGATGGAATATGTGCATGTCTCCTAAAAAATGCCATCTTGCAGAGCACTCCATCTCTTCAAGTACCCTTTTGATAGTGCAGAGGCTTCTCTCCATCCAAGGGCTGCATTACCAAAGCCCTTGAGGGATTTGTGCCACCACTGGGCTCTCTGTGGGAGAGCTGTGGAGAGGGTGAAGCCAGGCCATGGGTAGGGCTGGCTGGTTGGTACATGGACTGTAAACACAACTTAGAGCCAGGGAATAACAGTCTGAATTGTGGGGAAATCTTAAGACATCCTCTTTGAATTGTGGGACAATCTGAGTTCTGGAGAAGGAAATGCATGGAAAATTCTTCTGGGGAGCTCTTGTGAGTGGAAGTGTCAGGGGAAGGGTGGCAGCTCCTTGCTGTGTTCCTGatgcagctctcctgccttttaactccctgacaggagagtgcagccagctgggagttgagctcttctcccaggtaaaaagtgacaggatgagaTGACACAGCCTCgagttgtgccagggaaggtttaagatggatattagggaaaaatcCTTCATTAAAGGGCTGTCAAACCCTGGCCCAGACTTCCAAGGAAAGTGTTCAGAACTcttgtggatgtggcacctggggacagggtttGAGGGTGAGCATAGTGCTGTTGGGTTGACACCTGAATTTTAGgatcttggagggcttttccaaccttaatgattccgTGGTGCTGcgtgatggtgttcacaggggtctgaggatgagggaagagatgaggatctgactccatggttcagaaggcttgatttattattttatgatacatattacattaaaactatactaaaagaatagaagaaaggatttcatcagaaggctagttaagaatagaatagcaaagaatgaaaacaaaggtttgtggctcaaACTCTCTCTCCGAGCCatctgactgtgattggccattaattagaaacaaccccatgagaccaatcacagatgcacctgttgcattccacagcagcagataaccattgtttacattttgttcctgaggcctttcagcttctcaggaggaaaaatcctaaggaaaggatttttcataaaagatgtctagGACATGCTGAGCTGGTTCTTCCTTTGGAAGCATGCTGAGTGCCTGCTGTGGTTTCTGtgttccctgcagctcccaggagagcagcaccttGCCTGGGGAGGTGCTGAGCTGAACCCCCGCCCCTGCAGGGTTCTCTCAGAGGACACCAGCTCCTGTGGCCCCCATGTTTTCCTGGCAGGAGGAACAGTTGTCTCCTTGACTGCTTTTGATGCGAGTCCTCTTGCTTGGCTCAGAGCCACGGGGCCGGCTCTGAGCCGTGTGTCTGACCCTGCTGACCTGCTCTGAGCCAGAGCTTTCAGGAAGAATTTTATAGCTGCCTTTTTATTAAATGCACCACTCTCTGATAACTCTCtccctctttattttttccttttcagtttaCGATTAAGCCATTGGACAAAAAGATTGATGTTTTTAAATTCAATTCATCAAAGCTGCGTGTGAATAAGCTGGTAAGTGCACAGACAGGCTTTTTtcactgcctgcagcagtggGTTCTGCAGACAGTGTGACACAACCAGCTTTTGGGGCTTTTCCTTtgagagggagctgctgctgggtggtTGTGATGGGGTGCAGCAGTTTCTGCTCACtgaaggagagaagggagagacTCAAGACAAGCTGTTCTACAGAacctctccccctcccctgtttTTGTGCTCCCTTTTGGAGCTCTTGGCTTTCAGCTGACCTAAATAGTGGAAGCACTTAGTAAATAAAACTCCCAGCTTTGCTCAGTTCCTCTTTCTCCCCATGTGGATCTTTCCCATTCTGCCCTGTGTCATAGCTTTCCCTGTTTTGGGAGGCACATTTACCAGAGTCCTGGCTTTTTACCCTCTGAGGACTGTCCTTGGACAAAGATGGGCTGCATTGAGCTGTCCACGTTGGAGACCAGCTTTAGCTGATGTTCTGGATTTGAATCTGTAGTTAGGTCACACAGGTACCTTTGCTGTCCTGTTGTTGGCTGTGCTTTGTATTCCATAAGGAATGGGGCTTCCTCATTCCCTGCAGCATCAGGTTCATAGTGCTGAAATCTTCAGAGAAGTCATTTGTGACTTgggttgtggctgccccatccctgaaagtgtcccaggccagattggatggggcttAGAGCACCCTGATATAGTgggatgtgtccctgcccatggcaggggtggcactgcatgatcttaaaggtctcttccaactccaACCATTTCATGATTCTTGTGATCTTATGAAATGGAAGAAGAGCATGTAAATCAGTCCTTTAGAAAAGAATCCAAATTTAGAACCCTGCTTTTATTgctaaaaaaatcttttcactCCTCTGTGTGCCCACCTTGTGCTAACCCTCCTCTAGCACTGCCACCTCCCTGGTCCTCACCAGAGAGAGAACCACAGTGGGGCTCAAATCCCTTCAGCAAAGGCATCAAGAAATGCCCAAGCAAGTTTTGGATAAGCCTTCTGTTTGTCCAAATGGAAAGTGgttttcgttttttttttttcccttttaatttattttttaatctcagtGCCTTAAACATACACTGGGGAGAAGGTGCAAGTTCATCTTGAGCCTAAAGAAAGGTGGCAGTGAGAACCAGGGAACCAGGCAGAGCTgtagaaatttttatttcattatttggCCTCTTGCCTTTTTAGAGTGGGTGTGAAACAACACCCgtgctgtgctggaggcacAGAAATTGGTGTCTGCAAAGAGCTGCTGTACCCAGGAGCTGAGGTTTGGTGTGGGAcctggctccctgcccctcctaCAGCTGTGAGAGCTCACAGGGTTGGAGCTCAGTGGGTGGAAGCACTAACAAGCACCAAATCAAAGCAATTCTAGTGGTTTTGTGTGTCAAGAATACAAACCACCTCATTGCCATCACGCGTGCAGCTGTGTCTCTCTGCTCTTCACTCCTGACTGCAACAGATCCTTCAGCTGTGCATTGGGAACCACGACCTCTtcatgaggaggaggaaggcagacTCGTTGGAGGTGCAGCAGATGAAGGCACAGGCCAGGGAGGAGAAGGCCAGGAAGCAGGTGAGCCACATATCCCATAACCAGTGAGCCATAATCAGAAATGCAGATGGGCTTGGGAAGAACAGGTCTCTGGAATggcttcagagcagctttgagGGAAGGTCCAGCTGAACATTTTTAGTggcctgctcccagctctccagccatCTCAGCTTGGCTCTGCAGGTTGGTGGCAGCCTGAGTCCGGCCCCCAATTTGGGAACAAAACCGAGAGGACGGGAGGGAAGAGCTGCCCCGGGTGTCTACAAGAGCGTGGCAGGCCATGTGTTGGGACAGTTGATTAATCAGGGGCtgtgaggaggagctgtgctctgctgtggctcTTTGGCTCATTTCTAATTGCAGGGTGATGGAAtgcacaggctgtgcagcctGGAATGCTAATTCCACCCCGGCCTCTCTCCGTGCCGCGGGTCAGCCCGGGCGGCCGGCGCGGCGGAGGCAGCGGCGTGGAGCCCACGAGCAGAGATCAGCAAATTGAATTGTATGAATCATTGTTTGCTGCTCGTAGACCTTTTCTACTCACTGAAACCCACACAGCTAATCTGAGCACTGGTGCTCGGAATATAAATGGCCCCTTTGGCAGGGAAGCCACTAGAGAGGAGGAGAAGCCAGAGCAGTCACTGCACCCAGCAGGGGCTTGTGCTCATGGGTCTGGGTGTTACTGGGTTTGAGTGTAGCCACAGAGGTGCTTGTGTGGGGTGGAGGTGCTCAGCTGGCCTGGAAATGGGACATGGTTTGTCCTTCAGGCACCTCTCTCAATCCTTGTGTGATGCTGAggtgctcagccaggctgaagGTAGGACATATCTTGTTCTTCAGGCACCTCTCTCAATCCTTGTGTGATGCTGAggtgctcagccaggctgaagGTAGGACATATCTTGTTCTTCAGGCACCTCTTGGTGTTTGTGTTGTGCTGAGGTGCTCAGCCAGCCTGGAAATGGGATGTGTCTTGTCCTTCATGTACCTCCCAAGGTGCTTGtgtggtgctgaggtgctcagctgggctggaggtggGATGTGACTTGTCCTTCAGGCACCTCCTGAGGCAGTTTTCCTTCATGTAGCTCGTGGAGTAGCAGGAGAGGTCTGGACTTGAGTCGCTACAAGCTCCACTGGGGAAGAGGGACTTTGTGCTTCCCACAGGGATTCCTCTGGCCAGTGAGGAGTTGGCACTGTAGAAccattgaggttggaaaagcacTCTAAGGCCTCCAACTATCAACCCTTCACCACTGTGTTCCCTCAGCCACGTCCTTAGTGGAGCAGAAggtccttggaaggagcagcatGGTGTCCAAGTGCTGACAGCCTCAGGAAtgggtggtcaggcattggggtgggctgcccagggaagtggtgaagtcaccatccctggaggagtTCAGAAGTGCATGTGGCACTCAAGGATATGGCTTTGTGGAGTACACAGTGGTGCTGGGATAATGCTTGTGCTTGggctcagagggcttttccaacctgaacaaTTCCATGAATCTTTAAGTTTTACAATGTGTGAGTTTTGATGTGTTTGGATGACACCACACCCAAGATCCTGTGCTTGTTTGGCTGCTGGAAGAGATGAGGGctctgggagggagcagcagcttaTGGCTCCAGTGAGCTCCCAATTCCAGAGCACTTGGGCTCCATGGGAGAGGTCAggctcctgtgtgggctggctgcCCTGTCCTGAGCAAGCCACTGTGCTGTCTGCCCTGCTCCCTACTCCCCAGAATCCACAGTCATTTACTGGTTTCAAATAGTCCTTTTAGATCAGGAATTCTTGTTAATGGGAGTCCTGAGCGGGATGCAGATCATAATGATAATTAATGAGGGGAACCTTTAATGGAAGGAAGCAGAACGGTTGGAACAGTGGGCGTCCCGCTTTCAGAGCACAGCTGGTGTCCAAGGAGTAGAGAAATGTGGCTTGTCTCACTTCCTTCCCTTATTAAACCCAGCAGgtctcctgtcctggctgcagcGTGGATATTTAtaatgccccatccctgtgggaCTGGAGGAATTAAACTCAGTGTGTTAATTAGCCCAATGGCTCCCTTGGGCTCTTGGCTAGTGAAGAGGCAGTCCCTGGGCACAACAATCCTCTCAGCATCTTCTGGGAAGAGCTGGCAGGTCCTAATGGCTTGAATCTTCTCCTCCTGGAGAAGCATTGCTGTACCCTGCAAACAGAGAGGGTTTGTTTTATCCAGAAATTGCCAGAGGTGGTTGCACTCTGTGTGACCTCCCTCTGAAGGAATGGAAGTGAAGGTTCCAGGATGCTGGGTTGGATATCTGATCAAAAGGAGCAGCTATCCTTGTCCTTCAGCCTCCTGCCATGTGCTTCACTGTTTGGGAGATGCCCTCAGACTGTCCttaagcccagccctgctgtagGAAACTCCAGAGAGTTAAGCTGGAGATCTTGAGACCCACTTGCCCTGGTCTGGCCTGTGACTCAGCCTAGGAGGGCGCTGTCTGGGGACATTGtcacctgcaggcagctcctgtggccATGCTGTGAGTGACAGCCTGAGCAGAGGATGGGAATTGTCTCAGGACGGGCACTTAGCAAGGGAGCATCAaacaggctgccagggcaggggtggaatcaccatccctgaaagGGTTAAAAGaacatgtggatgtggcacttggggacatagGTTAGGTGTGGCCTTGGCTGTGCTAAGAGaacagctggacttgatgatcttggaggtcaTTTCCAACCTAAGTGATGCCATGATTCTGTTTTTTGGTCAGGTCACCCCAGTCCAGGGATGTTCCCATTGTCACTAAgcagagaggaggcagcagtgctCTGACCTCACCTGGGACTCTTTCTCATCCATGGAAAACCTTCCTCatgtgttttcttctcctcactTTCCCCAATCCCTTTTTCCTGACCTCACCTGTGACTCTTTCTCATCCATGGAAAACCTTCCTCATGTGTGTTTTTCTCCTCAATTTCACCAATCCCTTTTCCCAGATGGAGCGACAGTGCCTGGCACgagagaagcaaatgagagaaGATGCTGAGAGGACCAGGGATGAGCTGGAGAGGAGGCTGATGCAGCTGAAGGAGGAGGCAACCATGGCCAACGAGGCTCTGGTAGGTCCCTGGGAGGCCATTTCCcaagcactgcagctgctcctcactctTTCCACTGCAGAAGCGTTTTTGTAAGTGCTCTATGACTGCCCTAACTCCCAAACTGCTGCCAGTGGCCAGTGAGCagcaggctggatggagccaTTTCATCCTGCTGGGCTGCTTGGGAGGAGCACAAAGAGGATGATTTGGGACAGAGCCTGGGCACATCCCAGCCTTGGCGGCtttcagggaagggagggattCTGTGGAGCGTGTCGGAGGCAGCAGCTCGgggccctgctccaggggctgtgggcacaTTTGGGGACACATTGGCTGTGCTTAATGGCTTTGTGTCCTGCAATTGTCAGATGAGGTCGGAGGAGACGGCGGATCTGCTGGCGGAGAAGGCGCAGATCACGGAGGAGGAGGCCAAGCTGCTGGCTCAGAAGGCGGCCGAGGCCGAGCAGGAGATGCAGCGCATCAAGGCCACGGCCATCCGCACCGAGGAGGAGAAGAGGCTGATGGAGCAGAAGGTGCTGGAGGCAGAGATGTTGGCACTGAAAATGGCCGAGGAGTCAGAGAGGAGGTCAGAGGGTACA
This is a stretch of genomic DNA from Ammospiza nelsoni isolate bAmmNel1 chromosome 18, bAmmNel1.pri, whole genome shotgun sequence. It encodes these proteins:
- the NF2 gene encoding merlin isoform X2 → MAGAIASRMSFSSLKRKQPKTFTVRIATMDAEMEFSCEVKWKGKDLFDLVCRTLGLRETWFFGLQYTIKDTVAWLKMDKKVLDHDVPTEEPKTFHFLAKFYPENAEEELVQEITQHLFFLQVKKQILDEKIFCPPEASVLLASYAVQAKYGDYDPNVHKRGFLAQEELLPKRVINLYQMTPEMWEERITAWYAEHRGRARDEAEMEYLKIAQDLEMYGVNYFAIRNKKGTELLLGVDALGLHIYDPDNRLTPKISFPWNEIRNISYSDKEFTIKPLDKKIDVFKFNSSKLRVNKLILQLCIGNHDLFMRRRKADSLEVQQMKAQAREEKARKQMERQCLAREKQMREDAERTRDELERRLMQLKEEATMANEALMRSEETADLLAEKAQITEEEAKLLAQKAAEAEQEMQRIKATAIRTEEEKRLMEQKVLEAEMLALKMAEESERRAKEADQLKQDLQEARESERRAKQKLLEITSKSSYTSMNSSTTALPTDLPSYNLISESLSFDFKDTDMKRLSMEIEKEKVEYMERSKHLQEQLNELKTEIEALKLKERETALDILHNENSSRGNSKHNTIKKLTLQSTKSRVAFFEEL
- the NF2 gene encoding merlin isoform X1 is translated as MAGAIASRMSFSSLKRKQPKTFTVRIATMDAEMEFSCEVKWKGKDLFDLVCRTLGLRETWFFGLQYTIKDTVAWLKMDKKVLDHDVPTEEPKTFHFLAKFYPENAEEELVQEITQHLFFLQVKKQILDEKIFCPPEASVLLASYAVQAKYGDYDPNVHKRGFLAQEELLPKRVINLYQMTPEMWEERITAWYAEHRGRARDEAEMEYLKIAQDLEMYGVNYFAIRNKKGTELLLGVDALGLHIYDPDNRLTPKISFPWNEIRNISYSDKEFTIKPLDKKIDVFKFNSSKLRVNKLILQLCIGNHDLFMRRRKADSLEVQQMKAQAREEKARKQMERQCLAREKQMREDAERTRDELERRLMQLKEEATMANEALMRSEETADLLAEKAQITEEEAKLLAQKAAEAEQEMQRIKATAIRTEEEKRLMEQKVLEAEMLALKMAEESERRAKEADQLKQDLQEARESERRAKQKLLEITSKSSYTQSMNSSTTALPTDLPSYNLISESLSFDFKDTDMKRLSMEIEKEKVEYMERSKHLQEQLNELKTEIEALKLKERETALDILHNENSSRGNSKHNTIKKLTLQSTKSRVAFFEEL
- the NF2 gene encoding merlin isoform X4, whose product is MAGAIASRMSFSSLKRKQPKTFTVRIATMDAEMEFSCEVKWKGKDLFDLVCRTLGLRETWFFGLQYTIKDTVAWLKMDKKVLDHDVPTEEPKTFHFLAKFYPENAEEELVQEITQHLFFLQVKKQILDEKIFCPPEASVLLASYAVQAKYGDYDPNVHKRGFLAQEELLPKRVINLYQMTPEMWEERITAWYAEHRGRARDEAEMEYLKIAQDLEMYGVNYFAIRNKKGTELLLGVDALGLHIYDPDNRLTPKISFPWNEIRNISYSDKEFTIKPLDKKIDVFKFNSSKLRVNKLILQLCIGNHDLFMRRRKADSLEVQQMKAQAREEKARKQMERQCLAREKQMREDAERTRDELERRLMQLKEEATMANEALMRSEETADLLAEKAQITEEEAKLLAQKAAEAEQEMQRIKATAIRTEEEKRLMEQKVLEAEMLALKMAEESERRAKEADQLKQDLQEARESERRAKQKLLEITSKSSYTSMNSSTTALPTDLPSYNLISESLSFDFKDTDMKRLSMEIEKEKVEYMERSKHLQEQLNELKTEIEALKLKERETALDILHNENSSRGNSKHNTIKKPQAQGRRPICI
- the NF2 gene encoding merlin isoform X3; this translates as MAGAIASRMSFSSLKRKQPKTFTVRIATMDAEMEFSCEVKWKGKDLFDLVCRTLGLRETWFFGLQYTIKDTVAWLKMDKKVLDHDVPTEEPKTFHFLAKFYPENAEEELVQEITQHLFFLQVKKQILDEKIFCPPEASVLLASYAVQAKYGDYDPNVHKRGFLAQEELLPKRVINLYQMTPEMWEERITAWYAEHRGRARDEAEMEYLKIAQDLEMYGVNYFAIRNKKGTELLLGVDALGLHIYDPDNRLTPKISFPWNEIRNISYSDKEFTIKPLDKKIDVFKFNSSKLRVNKLILQLCIGNHDLFMRRRKADSLEVQQMKAQAREEKARKQMERQCLAREKQMREDAERTRDELERRLMQLKEEATMANEALMRSEETADLLAEKAQITEEEAKLLAQKAAEAEQEMQRIKATAIRTEEEKRLMEQKVLEAEMLALKMAEESERRAKEADQLKQDLQEARESERRAKQKLLEITSKSSYTQSMNSSTTALPTDLPSYNLISESLSFDFKDTDMKRLSMEIEKEKVEYMERSKHLQEQLNELKTEIEALKLKERETALDILHNENSSRGNSKHNTIKKPQAQGRRPICI